A segment of the Nitrosopumilus sp. genome:
TTATATTCTCTCTAAAAAATAGATATTTGTTTAGTATGTTATGATTTTATATCATAATTATTTAATAAAAAAGGATTATAATTTAAATATGTTAAAATGATATTTTATGTATGGATGGTGAATGGTAATTGGCAACAGCTTATGTTCTCGTAAACTGTGACTTGGGTTCTGAAGAATCAGTAATTTCAGAATTAAAATCGATTGAAGGTGTCCTGGAAGTGCATGGAACCTTTGGCGCATATGACATCATGGCTAAGGTTGAGTCTGGTCAGGTGGAGGCATTACGCGAGATCATTACTTGGAAAATTAGAAGGATTCCAAAAATTCGTTCGACGCTTACATTGATGGGAATTGAAGGACAAAATTAGTTGAAGTGTCAAGATAGGAACATTTTATGTCCTCGTAAACTTTAGCGTGGGATCTGAAAGAAATAATTCCTCCTCGTCAAATGCAATTGGTTATGTTGTCTAATAACGCGGTACACTTGACATCTGTGATGCTGTTACAAATGTAGAATCTAATGCATGGTAAGGAATTCGAGAGATGGTGTGTGGTAAGGTTGGACAGTTTCTTTTGAAACTGCTAAAGTAAAATCAAATCTAATTTTTCCCTAAACAAACGTAAAGAAATCGCTCCATCAACGTTAAATTCCACAAATACTGTTGGTGAACAGGAGTGGAGAGCCTATTGCCGGTATCCTTCTAGAATATTCCACCGGCACTTGGAGGAATTAACACTCTCACTCCTAAAAGATATGTCTCAGTAAAAAAAATCACGCAAGTACAAAAACATTTTCGTCATCCGAACTCTGAACGTTTGTTTAGCCTTCTTCACCTCTTCTTAATATTCCAGTTTTGCCAACATGTGGCATGATGCAGAAATGGTATTGC
Coding sequences within it:
- a CDS encoding Lrp/AsnC family transcriptional regulator; the protein is MATAYVLVNCDLGSEESVISELKSIEGVLEVHGTFGAYDIMAKVESGQVEALREIITWKIRRIPKIRSTLTLMGIEGQN